One genomic region from Mycobacterium basiliense encodes:
- the iniR gene encoding isoniazid response ATPase/transcriptional regulator IniR: MKSEPLAGRAQSGDVSVTDSRTEVPGAVRDVVEELASTGTTPVKVLIGGGIGTGKTTILAVLRDAARRAGLTVLTHPAADGDPCDAALVIDDAHLLADAELRRLIERVADPQATVVVATEIHEQRSALRDLMTAIERNRPRISLGPLTVAADLRDSTAGVPFLVHAVSEAPHPPAKAAKFALIQRLRRLDEPTLDALLIMSLTHELGAADVSAALGVSVPDARQLVDRAWASGLLEPSYSSAFRQTVHDAVAQLVGNAHHHEVESALLRCQLDIAAVPEDLALRLAEHGLRDDRLADILSHYAAEASGESAYTARLYGAAVDAGAKRLTSRWADALALAGDCAAAAALADDLLGSPDTAERAAAVRIAASVAVHDGNTGQAAELFGWLGSHPDTVVGSAAAIALTAAGELTAAQSALHPKDTSPPTMAARAARSLAEGLLLTMDQPYPTAMAKLGQAIAAEQSIREVIPDSPSALVTMVAIHGGDPARARSVIGRALRIDADTVFHSRHLLLSGWIKMHDGQLPAAAADVAAAGSGTELHRRDALWAAALQTALARRSGDAGALQKHWYAAMEVLAEYSVDLFTLLPLGELWVAAARMRQVDQLDHFLGQAFALLNSLGNPALWSTSLRWAGVHAGILANSPESVAPHGQALRAAAAHSPLAQTLSGAGRTWLRVLADQVDIDEVTVAARSLSHVGLTSDATRLAGQAALQAPDARVSGAMLQLARDLKAGADIGESTDAEPATAAAPLPGGPRTGSPLSNREREVAELLVLGMPYRDIGGQLFISAKTVEHHVARIRRRLGAGSRSEMLSMLRTMLAPPE, encoded by the coding sequence ATGAAATCTGAGCCACTCGCTGGTCGCGCGCAATCTGGCGACGTATCCGTGACCGATTCCCGCACCGAAGTCCCCGGGGCCGTGCGCGACGTCGTCGAGGAACTGGCAAGCACCGGCACGACACCGGTCAAGGTGCTGATCGGCGGAGGCATCGGAACCGGCAAGACGACCATCCTGGCCGTCCTGCGCGACGCCGCGCGCCGAGCAGGACTAACCGTTCTCACCCACCCGGCAGCAGATGGTGATCCCTGCGATGCCGCCCTCGTCATCGACGACGCCCACCTGCTGGCCGACGCCGAATTGCGGCGACTGATCGAGCGGGTTGCCGATCCCCAGGCGACGGTGGTCGTGGCTACCGAAATTCACGAACAACGCTCCGCTCTGCGTGACCTGATGACAGCCATCGAACGAAACCGTCCTCGAATATCGCTTGGACCACTGACGGTGGCCGCGGACCTACGGGACAGCACCGCTGGAGTGCCGTTTTTGGTTCACGCGGTCTCCGAAGCACCGCACCCACCTGCGAAAGCGGCCAAGTTCGCTCTTATCCAGCGGTTGCGCCGACTCGACGAACCAACCCTGGACGCCTTGCTCATCATGTCGCTCACGCACGAACTAGGCGCTGCCGATGTGAGCGCCGCACTTGGGGTGTCCGTACCGGACGCTCGCCAGCTGGTCGATCGCGCGTGGGCCAGCGGGCTCCTTGAGCCGTCGTACAGCTCGGCATTCCGGCAAACCGTTCATGATGCCGTCGCCCAACTCGTGGGCAACGCACATCACCACGAGGTTGAAAGCGCGCTCTTGCGTTGCCAACTCGACATCGCGGCGGTGCCAGAGGATCTGGCGCTACGGCTGGCCGAACACGGGCTGCGTGACGACCGATTGGCGGACATCCTCTCCCACTATGCCGCCGAAGCAAGCGGCGAATCCGCCTACACCGCACGGCTATACGGGGCGGCGGTTGATGCCGGCGCCAAACGGCTGACGTCCCGCTGGGCTGATGCGCTCGCCCTCGCCGGAGATTGCGCAGCGGCGGCAGCACTCGCCGACGATCTACTCGGCTCGCCGGATACCGCCGAACGCGCGGCCGCGGTGCGGATCGCGGCCAGCGTCGCGGTCCATGACGGCAACACCGGCCAGGCGGCGGAGTTGTTCGGTTGGCTGGGCTCACACCCAGACACGGTGGTGGGCTCGGCGGCGGCAATCGCGCTCACCGCCGCGGGCGAGTTGACGGCGGCGCAAAGTGCTCTGCACCCCAAGGACACCAGCCCGCCGACCATGGCGGCGCGCGCCGCACGCAGTCTCGCCGAGGGACTGCTGCTGACCATGGATCAGCCGTACCCAACCGCCATGGCGAAGCTGGGGCAGGCTATCGCGGCGGAACAATCGATCAGGGAAGTCATTCCGGACAGCCCATCGGCACTGGTGACCATGGTCGCGATACACGGCGGCGATCCGGCCCGCGCCCGCAGTGTGATCGGGCGTGCCCTGCGAATCGATGCGGATACCGTGTTCCACAGCCGGCACCTGCTGTTGTCCGGATGGATCAAGATGCATGACGGTCAACTCCCGGCGGCCGCCGCGGATGTCGCCGCCGCCGGCTCCGGCACAGAGCTGCACCGACGAGATGCCTTGTGGGCGGCGGCACTACAAACCGCGCTAGCGCGTCGCAGCGGCGACGCCGGGGCGCTGCAAAAGCATTGGTACGCCGCCATGGAGGTGCTAGCCGAATACTCCGTCGACCTGTTCACACTGCTGCCCCTGGGTGAATTGTGGGTCGCCGCAGCCCGAATGCGTCAGGTGGACCAGCTCGACCACTTCTTGGGGCAGGCGTTCGCGCTCTTGAATTCGCTGGGCAATCCCGCGTTGTGGTCGACCTCGCTGCGTTGGGCTGGGGTACACGCCGGAATCCTTGCCAATTCGCCAGAGTCCGTGGCGCCGCACGGCCAGGCGCTGCGGGCGGCGGCCGCGCATAGCCCCCTCGCGCAGACCCTGTCCGGTGCCGGCAGGACATGGCTGCGGGTGCTCGCCGATCAAGTGGACATCGATGAGGTAACCGTGGCAGCTCGGTCGCTATCGCACGTTGGCCTGACCTCTGACGCGACCCGCCTTGCCGGTCAGGCCGCACTGCAGGCTCCCGATGCCCGGGTCTCGGGAGCCATGTTGCAACTGGCCCGGGATCTCAAGGCGGGCGCTGACATCGGCGAGTCCACCGATGCAGAGCCGGCTACCGCCGCAGCCCCGCTACCCGGGGGGCCGCGGACGGGTTCGCCACTGTCCAATCGCGAACGCGAAGTCGCCGAGTTGCTGGTGCTGGGCATGCCGTACCGCGATATCGGCGGTCAGTTGTTCATTTCGGCAAAAACCGTCGAGCATCACGTCG
- the iniA gene encoding isoniazid-induced dynamin-like GTPase IniA — protein sequence MTQADDPRRVSVIVELIDHTIAIAELNGRGDLVRRLQRSRERITDPQIRVVIAGQLKQGKSQLLNALLNLPVGRVGDDEATVLITVVSYSTQPSARIVVSAGPNGETTAVDVPVDDINTDLRRAPQAAGREVLRVEIGAPSPLLQGGLVFIDTPGVGGHGQPHLSATLGLLPDADAVLMVSDASQEFTEPEMWFVQKAHQICPVGVVVATKIDLYPHWREIVNTNAAHLHRARVPMPIIGVSSLLRSHAVTLNDKELNEESNFPAIVKFLSEKVLSRETDRVRDEVLREIRSAAEQLASTAGSELSVVNDPGLRDRLADDLERRKREAQDALQQTSLWQQVLNDGFTDLSTDVDHDLRARFRAVTEDAERQIDSCDPTLHWAEIGTDVENAIATAVGDNFVWAYQRAELLADDVARSFSDVGLDAVISAELSQRAMGSDFGQLKALAQLESKPAGKAQKVVTGLRGSYGGVVMIGMLSSVAGLGLFNPVSVGAGLILGRMAYKEDKENRLLRARSEAKTNVRRFVDEVSFVVSKESRDRLKMIQRTLRDHYRDIANELTRSLNESLQATVTAAGLEEAERDTRVRELERQLDILHQVIDNLNKLRPSLTPQAPMRPV from the coding sequence GTGACTCAAGCCGATGACCCGCGTCGGGTCAGTGTGATCGTCGAACTGATAGACCACACCATCGCGATCGCAGAACTCAACGGGCGCGGTGACCTGGTGCGGCGGCTCCAGCGTTCCCGCGAGCGGATCACCGATCCACAGATCCGCGTGGTGATCGCAGGTCAGCTCAAACAGGGCAAAAGCCAACTGCTCAACGCGCTACTCAACCTGCCGGTAGGTCGCGTCGGTGACGACGAAGCCACCGTGCTGATCACCGTCGTCAGCTATAGCACCCAGCCGTCGGCCCGCATTGTCGTGTCAGCGGGGCCCAACGGTGAAACCACAGCGGTCGATGTCCCAGTCGATGACATCAACACCGATCTGCGCCGAGCGCCGCAGGCGGCGGGCCGCGAAGTGCTGCGAGTTGAGATTGGAGCGCCCAGCCCGCTACTGCAAGGCGGGTTGGTGTTCATTGATACCCCCGGTGTGGGTGGTCACGGGCAGCCCCACCTTTCGGCGACATTGGGGTTGTTACCGGATGCCGACGCTGTGTTGATGGTCAGTGACGCCAGCCAGGAATTCACCGAACCCGAGATGTGGTTCGTGCAAAAGGCGCACCAGATCTGCCCGGTGGGGGTGGTGGTGGCCACCAAGATTGACCTCTACCCGCACTGGCGCGAGATCGTCAACACCAACGCCGCGCACCTGCACCGTGCCCGGGTGCCGATGCCGATCATTGGGGTCTCATCGTTGTTGCGGAGTCACGCCGTCACGCTGAACGACAAAGAACTCAACGAGGAGTCCAACTTCCCGGCGATCGTCAAGTTCCTCAGTGAGAAGGTGCTTTCCCGCGAGACCGACCGGGTCCGTGATGAGGTGCTACGGGAAATACGTTCAGCGGCAGAACAACTCGCGAGTACTGCCGGATCAGAATTGTCCGTCGTCAACGATCCGGGGCTGCGCGACCGGCTGGCCGACGACTTGGAGCGACGTAAGCGAGAGGCCCAGGATGCCTTGCAACAGACCTCGCTGTGGCAGCAGGTGCTCAACGACGGATTCACCGACTTGAGCACGGATGTCGACCATGATCTGCGGGCACGGTTCCGTGCGGTCACCGAAGATGCGGAGCGCCAGATCGATTCGTGTGACCCGACGTTACACTGGGCAGAGATCGGCACCGACGTGGAGAACGCGATCGCTACCGCCGTCGGGGACAACTTTGTCTGGGCATATCAGCGGGCCGAGTTATTGGCTGATGACGTCGCTCGCTCGTTTTCCGATGTCGGGCTGGATGCGGTGATATCCGCCGAGTTGAGCCAACGTGCGATGGGATCCGATTTCGGGCAACTCAAAGCCCTGGCTCAGCTCGAATCCAAGCCGGCCGGCAAGGCACAGAAGGTGGTCACCGGTTTGCGTGGTTCCTACGGCGGCGTCGTGATGATCGGCATGCTGTCGTCGGTGGCCGGGCTGGGGCTGTTCAACCCCGTTTCGGTGGGGGCCGGGCTGATTCTGGGCCGCATGGCCTACAAGGAGGACAAAGAGAACCGGCTATTGCGTGCGCGCAGTGAGGCCAAGACCAATGTGCGACGTTTTGTTGATGAGGTTTCGTTCGTGGTCAGCAAGGAATCACGCGACCGACTCAAGATGATTCAACGCACGTTACGCGACCATTACCGCGACATCGCCAATGAACTCA
- a CDS encoding Rv0340 family IniB-related protein has protein sequence MANSLLDFVIALVRDPEAAARYAADPAQAIADAHLANVTSADVNNLIPMVSDSLSMAGPAGAASGGQIADHDNVWASGAAAAALDAFSPHQAADVVHHQEPMTSVINQPAAPAPDLAPRDGYPAAIEPHEPSVLFTGAETADPTVDHGALPADDPAIWDHSVSHPHPVDPDHHGFDIHG, from the coding sequence ATGGCAAACTCGTTACTCGACTTCGTCATCGCGCTCGTGCGTGACCCGGAGGCCGCGGCGCGCTATGCGGCGGACCCTGCGCAGGCCATCGCCGATGCTCATCTTGCCAACGTGACCAGCGCCGACGTGAACAATCTGATCCCTATGGTGTCGGATTCGCTGTCGATGGCCGGGCCGGCCGGCGCCGCTAGCGGAGGGCAAATTGCTGACCACGACAACGTATGGGCAAGTGGCGCGGCGGCAGCTGCCCTGGATGCGTTCTCGCCGCACCAAGCTGCGGACGTGGTCCATCATCAGGAACCGATGACCAGCGTGATCAACCAACCGGCTGCCCCCGCGCCTGACCTGGCGCCCCGTGATGGGTATCCCGCGGCGATCGAGCCGCACGAACCGTCAGTGCTGTTCACGGGTGCTGAGACCGCTGACCCGACCGTTGATCATGGTGCCTTACCGGCCGACGATCCGGCTATCTGGGACCATTCGGTCAGTCATCCACACCCGGTCGACCCCGATCACCACGGGTTCGACATCCACGGGTGA
- a CDS encoding IniB N-terminal domain-containing protein, translating to MTSLVDYILSLFRSEDAARSFVSAPGQAMTNAGLIDVSPAEVSAAVSALPFLNLGAGDPIGGLQQAVADQYGFAPASDAGASTFVAQDAGVIAGDVGAAASDAGVIASSAGLFAGDAGASMANVVATDIGAGLAGGLTSGLSSGLWSQGGLGWQTGATGGFIPGLAFAESTGGFGGQVGVGAQAGLGIGAAFEAGFDAQLGAGLGLGLGAQTGVGAQAGLAFGAGFEAGIGAQVGAGLGVGGGAGLGLGGGIGGQAGIGGEIGGGALFGGSAGLGGLAGIGGATGLGGQAGVGFGGQAGGAIGGGFDAGVGVGGQAGGVIGAGFGGQAGGAIGGGLGAGAGAGAGAGVGGQAGGAIGGGFDAGVGVGGQAGGVIGAGFGGQAGGAIGGGLGAGAGAGAGAGAGVGGPAGGAIGGGLGAGAGFGGQAGGVIGAGAGIGSRVAGNGQISVGGQAGGGAGAQFGVGSQGGVGVGGQAGGAVGAAGAVAGQAGLAGQAGIVSQAGLAGQAGIVSQAGLAAGGSAGIASQAGLGISSQAALSGQAGGSVGGGLAGVGNVSGITGIGGNASLGASGQAGLIASEGAAINGAATPHISGPLAGVGVGGQGGVTGGAGLGIGASGRGAVSGESNLPGAHLNPQSVGAGVAAQSGAGAGAGFGAGGGASAGFDAGTAAGVSGGTSAGTGGATSAGGGAGAHGDILGYEGAALGGGGVSAGGAPAGGETPAEHGPSFPAGEGPVIQGGGAAGSGAGGHVSPPSSGPVIQSPGDSVGHGGINPPVINAPVPHAPMPTPLPAHTPPVEHTPVMTPPQHAPAEPPAHYEPPSPSVFGHEPPAAHTPPVHTEPPSHGPFGPHGF from the coding sequence ATGACCTCGCTGGTGGACTACATCCTGAGCCTGTTTCGTAGCGAAGATGCGGCACGGTCATTCGTGTCGGCGCCTGGGCAGGCCATGACCAATGCCGGGTTGATCGATGTGTCGCCCGCAGAGGTTTCTGCTGCGGTCAGCGCGCTGCCCTTCCTGAATCTTGGCGCTGGCGACCCGATCGGCGGTTTGCAGCAGGCGGTGGCCGATCAGTACGGCTTCGCCCCGGCTTCTGATGCGGGCGCTTCTACGTTTGTCGCTCAGGATGCCGGTGTTATCGCAGGCGACGTCGGAGCTGCCGCAAGTGATGCGGGAGTCATCGCGAGTAGTGCGGGCCTGTTCGCGGGAGACGCCGGCGCCTCCATGGCCAATGTCGTCGCGACTGATATAGGTGCTGGATTGGCCGGTGGGCTGACTAGCGGTCTGAGTTCCGGGCTTTGGAGCCAGGGCGGGCTTGGTTGGCAAACGGGTGCTACAGGTGGATTCATTCCCGGTCTTGCGTTCGCCGAGTCAACGGGTGGCTTTGGCGGCCAGGTGGGTGTGGGTGCTCAGGCGGGTCTGGGTATTGGGGCTGCTTTTGAGGCTGGGTTCGACGCTCAACTGGGCGCCGGACTGGGTCTTGGCCTAGGAGCTCAGACGGGTGTCGGTGCTCAGGCCGGTCTGGCTTTCGGTGCGGGTTTTGAAGCTGGAATTGGCGCCCAGGTTGGTGCTGGGCTGGGTGTTGGCGGCGGTGCTGGCCTGGGCCTCGGTGGTGGTATCGGTGGTCAGGCCGGTATTGGTGGCGAGATCGGCGGAGGGGCCCTCTTCGGCGGCAGTGCCGGTCTGGGTGGTCTGGCTGGAATCGGCGGGGCTACCGGATTAGGTGGCCAAGCAGGCGTTGGTTTCGGTGGTCAGGCCGGTGGTGCGATCGGTGGTGGCTTTGATGCTGGTGTTGGTGTTGGTGGTCAGGCTGGCGGTGTGATTGGTGCCGGGTTTGGTGGTCAGGCTGGTGGTGCGATCGGTGGTGGCCTTGGTGCTGGTGCTGGTGCTGGTGCTGGTGCGGGTGTTGGTGGTCAGGCCGGTGGTGCGATCGGTGGTGGCTTTGATGCTGGTGTTGGTGTTGGTGGTCAGGCTGGCGGTGTGATTGGTGCCGGGTTTGGTGGTCAGGCTGGTGGTGCGATCGGTGGTGGCCTTGGTGCTGGTGCTGGTGCTGGTGCTGGTGCTGGTGCGGGTGTTGGTGGTCCGGCTGGCGGTGCGATCGGTGGTGGTCTTGGTGCCGGTGCCGGGTTTGGTGGTCAGGCCGGCGGTGTGATTGGTGCTGGCGCTGGTATCGGCAGCCGCGTAGCCGGAAACGGCCAAATCAGCGTTGGTGGTCAGGCTGGCGGCGGGGCGGGCGCTCAGTTTGGGGTTGGCAGCCAAGGTGGCGTTGGAGTCGGCGGCCAGGCAGGTGGTGCGGTTGGTGCCGCGGGCGCCGTTGCCGGTCAGGCCGGTCTTGCTGGTCAGGCGGGCATCGTTAGTCAAGCGGGTCTTGCTGGTCAGGCGGGCATCGTTAGCCAAGCGGGTCTTGCTGCCGGCGGTTCGGCAGGTATCGCCAGCCAAGCGGGCCTGGGAATTAGCAGTCAGGCCGCGTTGAGCGGCCAGGCCGGTGGATCGGTCGGTGGCGGACTCGCGGGTGTGGGCAATGTCAGCGGCATCACCGGCATAGGCGGCAATGCATCGCTGGGGGCAAGCGGTCAGGCCGGATTGATCGCCAGCGAGGGTGCCGCAATCAACGGCGCGGCAACTCCGCATATTTCCGGTCCCCTAGCAGGAGTCGGCGTGGGCGGTCAGGGCGGTGTCACTGGCGGCGCAGGCCTGGGTATCGGTGCGAGCGGCCGCGGCGCCGTGAGCGGTGAAAGCAACCTGCCGGGGGCCCACCTGAATCCTCAGTCGGTGGGGGCCGGCGTCGCAGCCCAGTCCGGCGCGGGCGCCGGAGCCGGTTTTGGTGCCGGAGGTGGCGCGTCGGCCGGGTTCGACGCTGGAACTGCGGCCGGGGTCAGCGGCGGTACCTCGGCTGGGACGGGCGGCGCAACGAGTGCCGGCGGAGGCGCCGGGGCACACGGAGACATTCTCGGGTACGAGGGTGCCGCGCTGGGAGGCGGTGGCGTCTCTGCTGGTGGCGCACCCGCGGGTGGTGAGACTCCGGCTGAGCATGGCCCGAGTTTCCCCGCTGGCGAGGGTCCGGTCATCCAGGGTGGCGGCGCCGCCGGTTCCGGGGCGGGTGGTCACGTGAGTCCGCCGTCGAGCGGCCCGGTGATCCAGAGCCCGGGCGACAGCGTCGGCCACGGTGGGATAAACCCGCCGGTCATCAATGCGCCGGTGCCGCACGCTCCGATGCCCACGCCACTACCGGCGCACACTCCACCGGTGGAGCACACGCCGGTGATGACGCCGCCGCAGCACGCGCCGGCCGAGCCGCCGGCGCACTACGAGCCGCCGAGCCCCTCGGTGTTCGGTCATGAGCCGCCAGCGGCACACACGCCGCCGGTGCACACCGAGCCGCCGTCGCACGGCCCGTTCGGCCCGCACGGGTTCTGA